A region of Mycolicibacterium brumae DNA encodes the following proteins:
- a CDS encoding NHL repeat-containing protein yields MRRILVVAVAAALSTAVVSCAGEDTATDAQDVPPPATSTAAPSKQETLPLADLSHPEGIAVDSAGAVYVVADASGDNRNGKLLQLSADSDDDEPEQTELPVGELDSIGFVVVDSAGNTYVSDSAGNRVIKLTSGDDAPAELELTGLSKPEGLAVDGSGNVYVADSGNNRVVRLSPGGTQTVLGFKGLRAPRGVAVDYAGTVYVSEYDDGRVLRLPAGSTEQTELAFRGLQLPSALTVDGEGNVFVADSGNNRVVMLPPIGQGPSVDLPFDGLSGPGGVAVDRRGAVYVSDFGNNRVLKLPAESVQRD; encoded by the coding sequence GTGCGCAGGATTCTGGTGGTGGCAGTGGCCGCCGCGCTGTCGACCGCGGTGGTGTCCTGCGCAGGCGAGGACACCGCGACCGACGCCCAGGACGTGCCGCCGCCGGCGACGTCCACCGCCGCCCCCAGCAAGCAGGAGACCCTGCCGCTGGCCGACCTCAGCCACCCGGAAGGCATCGCGGTGGATTCGGCCGGCGCGGTCTACGTCGTCGCCGACGCCTCCGGCGACAACCGGAACGGTAAGCTGCTGCAGCTGTCCGCCGATTCCGACGACGACGAGCCGGAACAGACCGAGCTGCCGGTCGGCGAGCTGGATTCCATCGGCTTCGTGGTCGTCGACTCCGCCGGCAACACCTACGTCTCCGATTCCGCCGGGAACCGGGTGATCAAACTGACGTCTGGGGACGACGCGCCCGCCGAGCTGGAGCTGACCGGACTCAGCAAACCGGAAGGGCTGGCCGTCGACGGCTCCGGGAACGTGTACGTCGCCGACTCCGGCAACAACCGGGTGGTGCGGCTCAGCCCGGGTGGGACCCAGACCGTGCTGGGCTTCAAGGGACTTCGCGCGCCGCGCGGAGTCGCGGTGGACTACGCCGGGACCGTCTACGTCTCCGAGTACGACGACGGCCGGGTGCTCCGGTTGCCCGCCGGGTCCACCGAGCAAACCGAACTGGCGTTTCGAGGCCTGCAATTGCCGTCCGCGCTGACCGTCGACGGGGAGGGCAACGTCTTCGTCGCCGACTCCGGCAACAACCGGGTGGTGATGCTGCCGCCGATCGGGCAGGGCCCCTCGGTGGACCTGCCGTTCGACGGGCTGTCCGGTCCGGGCGGCGTCGCGGTGGACCGGCGCGGGGCGGTGTACGTGTCGGATTTCGGCAACAACCGGGTGCTCAAGCTGCCCGCCGAATCCGTGCAGCGCGACTGA
- a CDS encoding amino acid ABC transporter substrate-binding protein/permease, producing the protein MDDGRARSVRPLTLTLVALLIAGIAAIGIGAPKASAEGEHYVVATDITFAPFEFQDDDGQYVGIDMDLIRAIAADQGFTVDIKPLGFDAALQAVQANQVDAVIAGMSITDERKKVFDFSDPYFESGVQMAVLDSDDDISSYEDLRGKRVAVKNGTEGAAFAESIKDEYGFTTVYFADSASMYDEVRTGNSEAIFDDYPVLNYGIAQGNGFKTVTPKEAGANYGFAVNKGQNPELITMFNTGLKNLQESGRYDEIVETYLGAGAANADNSFFGLLKSTFPLLMLGLKMTMILTVVSILIALALGVFFGLLRVSRSIWLRAIGAAYVDIFRGTPLLVQAFFIYFGIPAAMGFQMSAMTAGIITLSLNAGAYMTEIVRGGIQSVDKGQMEAARSLGIGYLPTMRKVILPQAVRTMIPSYINQFVITLKDTSILSVIGIAELTQTGRIIIARNFQSFNMWLIIGIIYFIVIMALTKLSDRVETRLVK; encoded by the coding sequence ATGGACGACGGCCGCGCGAGATCGGTTCGGCCGCTGACGCTGACGCTGGTCGCGCTGCTCATCGCGGGGATCGCCGCGATCGGGATCGGCGCGCCGAAGGCCTCGGCCGAAGGTGAGCACTACGTGGTGGCCACCGACATCACGTTCGCCCCGTTCGAGTTTCAGGATGACGACGGCCAGTACGTCGGCATCGATATGGATCTGATCCGGGCCATCGCGGCGGACCAGGGCTTCACCGTCGACATCAAACCGCTGGGCTTCGACGCGGCCCTGCAAGCGGTGCAGGCCAATCAGGTCGACGCCGTCATCGCGGGTATGTCGATCACCGACGAGCGCAAGAAGGTGTTCGACTTCTCCGACCCGTACTTCGAGTCCGGGGTGCAGATGGCGGTGCTCGACAGCGACGACGACATCAGCTCCTATGAGGATCTGCGCGGCAAACGCGTCGCGGTGAAGAACGGCACCGAGGGCGCCGCGTTCGCCGAGTCCATCAAGGACGAATACGGTTTCACCACCGTGTATTTCGCCGATTCGGCGTCGATGTACGACGAGGTCCGCACCGGCAACTCCGAGGCCATTTTCGACGACTATCCGGTGCTCAACTACGGCATCGCCCAGGGCAACGGTTTCAAGACCGTCACGCCGAAGGAAGCCGGCGCGAACTACGGCTTCGCGGTCAACAAGGGCCAGAACCCCGAATTGATCACCATGTTCAACACCGGGCTGAAGAACCTCCAGGAGTCCGGTCGCTACGACGAGATCGTCGAGACCTACCTCGGCGCGGGCGCCGCGAACGCGGACAACTCCTTCTTCGGCCTGCTCAAGAGCACCTTCCCGCTGCTCATGCTCGGCCTGAAGATGACGATGATCCTGACCGTGGTGTCGATCCTGATCGCGTTGGCCCTCGGCGTCTTCTTCGGCCTGCTGCGGGTGTCGCGGTCCATCTGGCTGCGCGCGATCGGCGCGGCCTATGTCGACATCTTCCGCGGCACACCGCTGCTGGTGCAGGCGTTCTTCATCTACTTTGGCATCCCGGCGGCGATGGGCTTCCAGATGTCGGCGATGACCGCCGGCATCATCACGCTGTCGCTCAACGCCGGCGCGTACATGACCGAGATCGTCCGCGGCGGCATCCAATCGGTGGACAAGGGCCAGATGGAGGCGGCCCGCAGCCTCGGCATCGGCTACCTGCCGACCATGCGGAAAGTCATTCTGCCGCAGGCGGTCCGGACCATGATCCCGTCGTACATCAACCAGTTCGTCATTACGCTGAAGGACACCTCGATCCTGTCGGTGATCGGCATCGCCGAACTGACCCAGACCGGGCGGATCATCATCGCCCGCAACTTCCAGTCCTTCAACATGTGGCTGATCATCGGCATCATCTACTTCATCGTGATCATGGCGTTGACGAAACTGTCCGACCGGGTGGAGACGAGGTTGGTGAAATGA
- a CDS encoding GMC family oxidoreductase: MPEFTDAQRRTLTLIVDTFVASIPRDDDPTGFFATKGSDIGADLGVAQHLLTRLTDEEIAGLTQLFDGLVAFGFDDQPLEGREQILAAVSASGPEAALAVDALFTLSSLYSFALVDEQGRNPLWPGMGYPGPAQNPPQQPKTLTVFDPARDGLDFEVVVVGSGCGGGVAAAVLAEAGKRVLVLETGGYLNESDFIQLEAATYQNLFLRGGFFPTADGMVAIASGCAVGGGSTVNWSNSLRTPAGVRREWAEAGLSDVTDAAYDEHLDAVWRRIGANTEAAYQNGPHRRLSEGAAALGYSYTLANLNIDPERMDPVLIGYSGMGDQSGAKQGTLRTYLQDASDAGAKLLPNAWARRIRTADGAATGVEVLRTDPATGETSTLTITAPQVVVSCGSLETPALLLRSGIGGPATGTNLRLHPATVISGLYDEPQDPWIGPPQAGVMNEFGVGAEEYGFIIEGVQHIPGLYTTTIPRLGAVAHKEIAQQYQHRADWVMLIRDRGAGRVTIDADGQAQHWYPFDDEADRANFRRGIATAIRLHAAAGARQIFAGGQRFAPWTRGEDLEAFIAAVDAMPIGPGGLPVFSAHQMSSAPLGADPATSVAAPSGELHDTAGVWIADASGMPSCSGVNPMVSVLALAHRTATNMLSAASMR, encoded by the coding sequence ATGCCCGAGTTCACCGACGCGCAGCGGCGCACCCTCACCTTGATCGTCGACACCTTCGTCGCCTCGATTCCCCGCGACGACGACCCGACCGGGTTCTTCGCGACCAAAGGCAGCGACATCGGCGCCGACCTGGGGGTGGCGCAGCATCTGCTCACCCGGCTCACCGATGAGGAGATCGCCGGCCTGACGCAGTTGTTCGACGGGCTGGTCGCGTTCGGTTTCGACGACCAGCCGCTGGAGGGCCGCGAGCAGATCCTGGCCGCGGTGTCGGCGAGCGGGCCCGAAGCGGCGCTGGCCGTCGACGCGCTGTTCACGCTGTCCTCGCTGTACAGCTTCGCCCTCGTCGACGAGCAGGGCCGCAATCCGCTGTGGCCGGGAATGGGGTACCCCGGGCCTGCGCAGAACCCGCCGCAGCAGCCGAAGACGCTGACCGTGTTCGACCCGGCGCGCGACGGGTTGGACTTCGAGGTCGTGGTGGTGGGGTCGGGCTGCGGCGGCGGGGTGGCCGCGGCGGTGCTCGCGGAGGCAGGCAAGCGGGTGCTGGTGCTGGAAACCGGCGGCTACCTCAACGAATCGGACTTCATCCAGCTGGAGGCGGCCACCTATCAGAACCTGTTCCTGCGGGGCGGCTTCTTCCCCACCGCCGACGGGATGGTGGCGATCGCGTCGGGCTGCGCGGTCGGCGGCGGCAGCACCGTCAACTGGTCCAATTCGCTGCGCACCCCCGCCGGGGTGCGCCGGGAGTGGGCCGAGGCCGGCCTGTCCGACGTGACCGACGCCGCCTACGACGAGCACCTGGACGCCGTGTGGCGACGGATCGGCGCCAACACCGAGGCCGCCTATCAGAACGGCCCGCACCGCCGGCTCTCCGAAGGCGCTGCCGCGCTTGGCTATTCGTACACGCTGGCCAACCTCAACATCGACCCGGAGCGGATGGACCCGGTGCTCATCGGGTACAGCGGGATGGGCGACCAGTCCGGCGCCAAACAGGGCACGCTGCGCACCTACCTGCAGGACGCCTCCGACGCCGGCGCGAAACTGCTGCCCAACGCCTGGGCCCGCCGCATCCGCACCGCGGACGGCGCCGCGACCGGCGTCGAGGTGCTCCGCACCGATCCGGCCACCGGCGAGACCTCGACGCTGACGATCACCGCGCCGCAGGTGGTGGTGTCCTGCGGCAGCCTGGAAACTCCGGCGCTGCTGCTGCGTTCGGGCATCGGAGGCCCGGCGACGGGCACGAACCTGCGACTGCATCCGGCGACGGTCATCAGCGGTCTCTACGACGAGCCGCAGGATCCGTGGATCGGACCGCCACAGGCCGGGGTGATGAACGAATTCGGTGTGGGCGCAGAAGAATACGGCTTCATCATCGAAGGGGTGCAACACATTCCGGGCCTCTACACCACCACCATCCCCCGGCTCGGGGCCGTCGCGCACAAGGAGATCGCGCAGCAGTACCAGCACCGGGCGGACTGGGTGATGCTGATCCGCGACCGCGGCGCCGGCCGGGTCACCATCGACGCCGACGGCCAGGCCCAGCACTGGTACCCGTTCGATGACGAGGCCGACCGCGCGAACTTCCGGCGCGGGATCGCCACCGCGATCCGGCTGCACGCCGCGGCCGGCGCGCGGCAGATCTTCGCCGGCGGGCAGCGGTTCGCGCCGTGGACCCGCGGAGAGGACCTGGAGGCGTTCATCGCGGCCGTCGACGCGATGCCGATCGGCCCGGGTGGATTGCCGGTGTTCAGCGCGCACCAGATGTCCAGCGCCCCGCTGGGCGCAGACCCCGCGACGTCGGTGGCGGCGCCGTCGGGCGAACTGCACGACACCGCCGGGGTGTGGATCGCCGATGCGTCGGGCATGCCGAGCTGTTCCGGGGTCAACCCGATGGTCTCGGTGCTGGCGCTCGCGCACCGCACCGCGACGAACATGCTTAGCGCGGCGTCAATGCGCTGA
- a CDS encoding amino acid ABC transporter ATP-binding protein, with the protein MSHLVPEEAVAEPEGAVKIRIEGLRKSFGDLVVLDGIDTTVRKGEVVCVIGPSGSGKSTFLRCLNKLEDITGGRVLVDDFDLTDPKVDLDKVRQHIGMVFQHFNLFPHMTVLQNVTLAPLLTKKMVSPGAEQRAMELLAQVGLADKANVKPATLSGGQKQRVAIARALAMNPSIMLFDEATSALDPEMVGDVLEVLRTLADEGMTMVVVTHEMGFAREVGTRVIFMAGGHILEDGPPAEIFDNPKHPRLQDFLSKVL; encoded by the coding sequence ATGAGCCATCTGGTGCCCGAGGAAGCCGTCGCCGAACCCGAGGGCGCGGTGAAGATCCGCATCGAGGGGCTGCGCAAGTCCTTCGGCGACCTGGTGGTGCTCGACGGCATCGACACCACCGTCCGCAAGGGCGAGGTCGTCTGCGTCATCGGTCCATCCGGGTCCGGCAAGTCGACCTTCCTGCGGTGTCTGAACAAACTCGAGGACATCACCGGGGGCCGGGTGCTGGTCGACGACTTCGACCTCACCGACCCGAAGGTCGACCTGGACAAGGTGCGCCAGCACATCGGGATGGTGTTCCAGCACTTCAATCTGTTCCCGCACATGACGGTGCTGCAGAACGTCACCCTCGCCCCGCTGCTGACCAAGAAGATGGTCTCCCCGGGCGCGGAGCAGCGCGCGATGGAGCTGCTCGCTCAGGTCGGTTTGGCGGACAAGGCGAACGTGAAGCCGGCGACGCTGTCCGGTGGGCAGAAGCAGCGGGTGGCCATCGCCCGGGCGCTGGCGATGAACCCGTCGATCATGCTGTTCGACGAGGCCACCAGCGCGCTGGATCCGGAGATGGTCGGCGACGTGCTGGAGGTGCTGCGCACGCTGGCCGACGAGGGTATGACCATGGTGGTGGTGACCCACGAGATGGGCTTCGCCCGCGAGGTCGGCACCCGGGTGATATTCATGGCCGGCGGCCATATCCTGGAGGACGGCCCGCCCGCGGAGATCTTCGACAACCCGAAACACCCACGGCTGCAGGACTTTCTGTCCAAGGTGCTCTGA